One Candidatus Poribacteria bacterium DNA window includes the following coding sequences:
- a CDS encoding transposase: MAYNREIHHRRSIRLKGYDYTQAGAYFVTIVLQDRLCLFGEIVNTEIQLSEAGEMARRVWEALPDRFPMITMDAFIIMPNHLHGIVIINPSVGAPLVGAQSVGSQPALGAQSVGSQPALGDIIGAYKSLTTVEYTRGVKIMKWTPFHRRLWQRNYFEHVIRNDDALRDIREYIINNPGQWDLDKENPRFY, translated from the coding sequence ATGGCATACAACCGAGAAATCCATCACCGTCGGTCAATACGTCTGAAAGGGTACGACTACACACAAGCCGGTGCTTATTTCGTGACAATCGTTCTCCAAGACCGATTGTGTCTGTTCGGTGAAATAGTCAACACAGAAATACAGTTGAGCGAAGCAGGCGAAATGGCGCGCCGAGTCTGGGAGGCGTTACCTGACCGATTTCCGATGATTACGATGGATGCATTCATAATCATGCCGAATCATTTACACGGTATCGTCATAATCAACCCGTCTGTAGGGGCGCCCCTTGTGGGTGCCCAATCTGTGGGTTCACAACCCGCCTTGGGTGCCCAATCTGTGGGTTCACAACCCGCCTTGGGTGACATCATCGGCGCGTACAAATCTTTGACCACCGTAGAATACACGCGTGGCGTAAAAATAATGAAATGGACACCATTCCACCGACGATTATGGCAGCGAAACTACTTTGAACACGTTATCCGAAACGACGATGCTTTAAGAGACATTCGCGAGTATATTATTAACAACCCGGGGCAATGGGACCTTGATAAAGAGAATCCACGTTTCTATTGA